In one Haloplanus salinus genomic region, the following are encoded:
- a CDS encoding SLC13 family permease yields the protein MAPPMLPGMVLVFALVAVALLLFVTERIPSDTTALAVLVALVVFEPWTRVSATEAISGFASPATLTIVAMYMLSEGVQRTGLVDRLGDLLGRATRGSERRLLGATVGTTGLAAGVVNNTPIVAVFIPMITDLAGRNGLSPSKLLLPLSYAAMLGGTLTLVGTATNILASDLSRQLLGHPLSMFEFTKLGAVVFVVGAAYLLTVGRWLTPARIAPDADLTRSFALENHLVRLVVRESSPLVGLTIDEAVAAMGADAADLDILQIERDGESYLATSTDRQLEAGDLLTVRTTLQVANRVATGYGLRHRHRDEVTEDDLSGTPHEGTLVEVVIPGESRFVGKRVGDSALDERFDTTVLAVRRGDTVTNRDLDDVELRAGDTLLLQTTAGTVAYLADRDEVFVTHEAEDPGDLDAAARAESAPTPLDPRTPVAAGILAAVILVAALGVLPIVIAALGGVVAMIVTGCLKPADAYDAVSWNVVFLLAGILPLGLAMQRTGGDALLASLLAGSAAVLPLLGVLALVYLVSSLLANVITPVATVVLMIPVAVDAAARIGANRLTFLLAVMFAASTAFMTPIGYQTNLMVYGPGGYRFTDYLRVGAPLQLLVTVVTTLGLAAFWGLR from the coding sequence ATGGCGCCGCCAATGCTGCCCGGCATGGTGCTGGTCTTCGCCCTCGTCGCCGTCGCCCTCCTCCTGTTCGTCACCGAACGGATTCCAAGCGACACCACCGCCCTCGCCGTTCTCGTCGCCCTCGTCGTCTTCGAGCCCTGGACCCGCGTCTCCGCGACCGAGGCCATCTCGGGCTTTGCCAGCCCCGCGACGCTCACCATCGTCGCCATGTACATGCTGAGCGAGGGGGTCCAGCGGACGGGGCTCGTCGACCGACTGGGCGACCTGCTGGGCCGTGCCACGCGGGGGAGCGAGCGCCGCCTCCTCGGCGCGACGGTCGGGACGACGGGCCTCGCCGCCGGCGTGGTGAACAACACGCCGATCGTCGCGGTGTTCATTCCGATGATCACGGACCTCGCGGGTCGAAACGGCCTCTCGCCGTCGAAACTCCTCCTCCCGCTCTCCTACGCCGCGATGCTCGGGGGGACGCTGACCCTCGTCGGCACGGCGACGAACATCCTCGCGAGCGACCTCTCCCGACAACTTCTGGGACATCCGCTCTCGATGTTCGAGTTCACGAAACTCGGCGCCGTCGTCTTCGTCGTCGGCGCCGCGTACCTGCTCACCGTCGGTCGGTGGCTCACGCCGGCACGCATCGCCCCCGACGCCGACCTCACGCGGTCGTTCGCGCTGGAGAACCACCTCGTTCGCCTCGTCGTCCGCGAGTCGTCCCCCCTGGTCGGGCTGACCATCGACGAGGCCGTCGCGGCGATGGGCGCCGACGCCGCGGACCTCGATATCCTCCAGATCGAACGCGACGGCGAGTCGTACCTCGCTACGTCGACCGACCGGCAACTGGAGGCCGGCGACCTGCTCACGGTCCGCACGACGCTCCAGGTCGCCAACCGCGTCGCGACCGGCTACGGCCTCCGCCACCGCCACCGCGACGAGGTGACCGAGGACGACCTGTCCGGGACGCCCCACGAGGGCACGCTCGTCGAGGTGGTGATCCCCGGCGAGTCGCGGTTCGTCGGCAAGCGGGTCGGCGACTCCGCCCTCGACGAGCGCTTCGATACGACGGTGCTCGCGGTCCGCCGCGGCGACACCGTCACCAACCGCGACCTCGACGACGTCGAACTTCGCGCGGGCGATACGCTTCTCCTCCAGACCACCGCCGGGACCGTCGCCTACCTCGCGGACCGCGACGAAGTGTTCGTCACTCACGAGGCCGAGGACCCGGGTGATCTCGACGCGGCCGCCCGAGCCGAGTCCGCGCCGACACCGCTCGACCCACGTACGCCGGTCGCCGCGGGCATCCTCGCCGCCGTCATCCTCGTCGCGGCCCTCGGCGTGCTCCCCATCGTCATCGCCGCCCTAGGCGGCGTCGTGGCGATGATCGTCACCGGCTGTCTGAAACCGGCCGACGCCTACGACGCGGTGAGTTGGAACGTGGTCTTCCTGCTCGCCGGCATCCTCCCGCTCGGCCTGGCGATGCAACGCACCGGCGGCGACGCGCTCCTCGCCTCCCTGCTCGCCGGGAGCGCCGCCGTCTTGCCCCTGCTCGGCGTGCTCGCGCTGGTGTATCTCGTCTCCTCCCTCCTGGCGAACGTCATCACCCCCGTCGCCACCGTCGTCCTGATGATCCCCGTCGCCGTCGACGCGGCCGCCCGGATCGGCGCGAACCGACTCACGTTCCTGCTGGCCGTGATGTTCGCCGCCTCCACCGCGTTCATGACACCCATCGGCTACCAGACGAACCTCATGGTGTACGGCCCCGGGGGCTACCGGTTCACCGACTACCTCCGGGTCGGCGCCCCGCTCCAACTCCTCGTGACCGTCGTGACGACGCTCGGCCTCGCCGCTTTCTGGGGACTCCGGTGA